A genomic window from Paramormyrops kingsleyae isolate MSU_618 chromosome 23, PKINGS_0.4, whole genome shotgun sequence includes:
- the tmem64 gene encoding transmembrane protein 64: MWNPGSAGLQLLGKVLKHVAGKGQLHLRSWLQRSAQDSADCDKMDILICSAFEERVAGGKLDAELDGEVGVDGGVSFLGDARHPYCVSTCCFKSAVLVCILTAVCFSSVALVRQYLKDLLMWVESLDSLVGALLFIVGLILVSFPCGWGYIVLNVAAGYLYGFVLGMGLVMVGVLIGTFIAHVVCKRLLTDWVLTRIGNSEQLSAVIRVVEGGSGLKIVALARLTPIPFGLQNAVFSITDVSLPNYLVASSVGLLPTQLLNSYLGTTLRTMEDVIAEQSVSGYFVFSLQIVISIGLMFYVVHRAQVELNAAIAACQMELKTSYVNGGVLNYGGATYCSKRTGVAGGGVAGGGVNVV; encoded by the exons ATGTGGAACCCTGGATCTGCGGGCCTGCAGCTCCTAGGCAAGGTCCTGAAACATGTGGCGGGCAAAGGGCAGCTGCACCTGAGGAGCTGGCTGCAGAGGTCCGCCCAGGACTCCGCCGACTGCGACAAGATGGACATCCTGATATGCAGCGCGTTTGAGGAGAGGGTCGCCGGCGGCAAGCTGGACGCCGAACTAGACGGCGAAGTTGGCGTGGACGGCGGCGTCTCCTTCCTCGGGGACGCCCGGCACCCCTACTGcgtttccacctgttgcttTAAGAGCGCTGTCTTGGTCTGTATCCTGACAGCCGTGTGCTTCTCCTCTGTGGCTCTGGTGCGCCAGTACCTGAAGGACCTGCTCATGTGGGTGGAGAGCTTGGACAGCCTGGTGGGTGCGCTGCTCTTCATAGTGGGCCTGATCTTGGTGTCATTCCCCTGCGGCTGGGGCTACATCGTCCTCAACGTGGCTGCCGGATACCTGTACGGCTTTGTGCTTGGCATGGGGCTTGTCATGGTCGGGGTGCTCATCGGGACCTTCATCGCTCACGTAGTCTGCAAGCGCTTATTAACAGACTGGGTTCTGACCCGGATAGGGAACAGCGAGCAGCTGAGTGCCGTCATACGGGTGGTGGAAGGGGGCAGTGGACTTAAAATTGTGGCCTTAGCGCGACTCACCCCGATACCGTTTGGACTTCAAAATGCGGTATTTTCG aTCACAGATGTGTCGCTGCCGAATTACCTGGTGGCTTCCTCTGTTGGTCTGCTGCCTACACAGCTCTTGAACTCGTACCTGGGGACCACGCTCCGCACGATGGAGGACGTCATCGCGGAGCAGAGTGTCAGCGGCTACTTCGTGTTCAGCTTGcag ATCGTCATCAGCATCGGCCTCATGTTCTATGTCGTCCACCGAGCCCAAGTGGAGCTGAACGCCGCCATCGCTGCCTGCCAGATGGAGCTGAAGACGTCGTACGTGAACGGCGGCGTGCTGAACTACGGCGGGGCCACCTACTGCAGCAAGCGGACCGGGGTCGCCGGGGGCGGGGTCGCCGGGGGCGGGGTCAACGTGGTGTGA